NNNNNNNNNNNNNNNNNNNNNNNNNNNNNNNNNNNNNNNNNNNNNNNNNNNNNNNNNNNNNNNNNNNNNNNNNNNNNNNNNNNNNNNNNNNNNNNNNNNNNNNNNNNNNNNNNNNNNNNNNNNNNNNNNNNNNNNNNNNNNNNNNNNNNNNNNNNNNNNNNNNNNNNNNNNNNNNNNNNNNNNNNNNNNNNNNNNNNNNNNNNNNNNNNNNNNNNNNNNNNNNNNNNNNNNNNNNNNNNNNNNNNNNNNNNNNNNNNNNNNNNNNNNNNNNNNNNNNNNNNNNNNNNNATATGTAGACTCCACACAGTTTCAGGGATTTGACAGCAAAAAACCAAATGCAACGATGCAACCTCGGGCTGCTTGGATGGAGCAGGAGCCACCTGAAtattgggagaaagagacagcaaaAGCCCTTGGCTTGGCACTGTCAGGAAGACGAATACTTGAGTACATGGTGAATGACAATCAGCACAAGGAGAATGGTAAGTGATCTCAGGACNGAGGTTGTAACTCCTCAGTGCCCTCATGGTCTGGCCCAGAAAGTTCCACTCTATGTCCCCAAGTCAGACCTGGTGATTTTAGACTTCAGAGAAATACAGGCTGTTAACTGAGTAAGGGTTTAGTTGGGGACAAAATCCCGGGATGGGAGAGAAGCCTCATAGTAACCAAAGGCTGACTGGGCGTGGGGCAGACTATCACACCCTGCAGGAAGTATATGGCTGCAATGTGGCAAATGATGGGAGCTTCCTCGGCGGTCGCTACCAGCTCACCTACTATGGCTATGAATCCTTAATCCTAAATGAGGACCTGAACTCTTGGACTGCAAAGGGCATAGTAGGTGAAAAATTCAAGGAACACCAGATACAAGGAGGGCTGACAGAAAGTTGGAGGACTTACCTGCTAGGAGAGTGCGTGGAAAGGCTTCTTAGATGCCTGGACCTTGGAAAGGAGACCTTGATGCACTCAGGTAAGAGACAACCTTACATacctcttctgctttctgacatTGTAGCTCCTGACTCCCTGAGGCCTCCTCCTCAACAGGGAGCAGCTGGAATGCTTACACTGTCTTGCATCAATGGGGAAAGAGAGCTCCTCAGTGTCCTGACTCAACATGAGAGAGGGACTCTCCAGAGGATTCTCGCTTCTCCCAGGACACTTCAGTGTGGCCATAAAACAGTATTTCCCTTCCATCTGCATTGTACATCATGGCCTCCCTCAGGCCTGATCACTGTCCATGCATAATGGCATTGAATGTCTGGATCCAGGGTTGTTGAGTCCCTAGACCCCTCCATAGCCAGATCCAGAAGTCTATTTGTCAAGAGGGAGACCCACAGTATCCTAGTCTGTATTGACTCATGGTTATTGTAAAATATTCCAAGGAATAGATCATCCTGATCCTGAGTTTAGGCTTCTGGGTGTTCTCTGACACCTCCTTCATCCAAGTCTCCCACCCTTTGCAGGGATGGTGCCATGAACACTGCTCAGGCACCAGGAAGAGTGAAAAATACCTGAATATTGCAATTTTTCACCTCAGATGCTCCCCGAACACATGTGACCCACCATGTAAGACCAGAAGGGAATGTCACCCTGAGGTGCTGGGCCCTGGGCTTCTACCCAGCTGACATCACNATGACCTGGAAGAGGGATGGGAAAAACCACACCCAAGACATAGAGCTGCCAGACACCAGGCCTGCAGGGGATGGAACCTTCCAAAAGTGGGCAGCTGTGGTGGTTCCTTCTGGAGAAGAGCTGAGATACACATGCCATGTGCANCATGAAGGGTTACCTGAGCCTCTCACTCTGAAATGGGGTAAGGAGTGGATGGGGACAAACACTCTGCTGTCAGGAAAAATGTGAGCTCTTTGAAAACAAGAGCAGGAGCAGGTTTTATAGCTAGGGTCAGACTCCTCactctcccttctttccatccTCAGAGCCTCCACAAACCATCCCCATCATAGCAGTTCTCATCAGCCTNNNNNNNNNNNNNNNNNNNNNNNNNNNNNNNNNNNNNNNNNNNNNNNNNNNNNNNNNNNNNNNNNNNNNNNNNNNNNNNNNNNNNNNNNNNNNNNNNNNNNNNNNNNNNNNNNNNNNNNNNNNNNNNNNNNNNNNNNNNNNNNNNNNNNNNNNNNNNNNNNNNNNNNNNNNNNNNNNNNNNNNNNNNNNNNNNNNNNNNNNNNNNNNNNNNNNNNNNNNNNNNNNNNNNNNNN
This region of Mus pahari unplaced genomic scaffold, PAHARI_EIJ_v1.1 scaffold_14941_1, whole genome shotgun sequence genomic DNA includes:
- the LOC110315518 gene encoding H-2 class I histocompatibility antigen, Q10 alpha chain-like, producing the protein RQRKIIQVQYVDSTQFQGFDSKKPNATMQPRAAWMEQEPPEYWEKETAKALGLALSGRRILEYMVNDNQHKENDYHTLQEVYGCNVANDGSFLGGRYQLTYYGYESLILNEDLNSWTAKGIVGEKFKEHQIQGGLTESWRTYLLGECVERLLRCLDLGKETLMHSDAPRTHVTHHVRPEGNVTLRCWALGFYPADITMTWKRDGKNHTQDIELPDTRPAGDGTFQKWAAVVVPSGEELRYTCHVXHEGLPEPLTLKWEPPQTIPIIAVLI